The Amyelois transitella isolate CPQ chromosome Z, ilAmyTran1.1, whole genome shotgun sequence genome contains a region encoding:
- the LOC106130526 gene encoding forkhead box protein F1 isoform X2, translated as MKIEDQTTEEAARRPPATRRQEKPPYSYIALIVMAIRHSPNKQLTLSEIYAYLQQRFPFFRSSYQGWKNSVRHNLSLNECFVKLPKGLGRPGKGHYWTIDPSAEFMFEEGSFRRRPRGFRRKCQALKPQFGSGGYLCSSGMAALPSTQGSGYELAGGSSSGVSGGSSMDYGACAYSHSSAASQQLAYGSEYCTYGAMGDRDWQLGYGAVDPGYRPPPTSPPPHHELPDLIPNYQYAVANDHGRIDGAIPVFQGFMPFVT; from the coding sequence ATGAAGATCGAGGACCAAACCACCGAGGAGGCggcgcgccgcccgcccgccACCAGACGACAAGAGAAACCACCCTACTCCTACATAGCCCTCATCGTCATGGCCATCCGCCACTCTCCCAACAAACAACTCACTCTCAGCGAAATCTACGCCTACCTCCAACAGCGGTTCCCGTTCTTCCGCAGCTCCTACCAGGGCTGGAAGAACTCCGTGCGGCATAACCTCAGCCTGAACGAATGTTTCGTTAAGCTGCCCAAGGGGTTGGGGCGGCCGGGGAAGGGGCATTACTGGACGATAGATCCTTCCGCGGAGTTCATGTTCGAAGAGGGGTCTTTCAGACGGCGCCCTCGTGGTTTCCGACGCAAATGTCAGGCGTTGAAGCCTCAGTTCGGAAGCGGGGGCTATTTATGTAGTAGCGGGATGGCGGCGTTGCCGTCGACTCAGGGTTCGGGGTACGAGCTGGCTGGTGGTAGTAGCTCGGGTGTGAGTGGGGGTTCTTCGATGGACTATGGGGCTTGTGCGTATTCTCACTCGAGTGCTGCTAGCCAGCAGTTGGCGTACGGCAGCGAGTACTGCACATACGGCGCGATGGGGGACCGCGATTGGCAGCTGGGGTACGGCGCCGTGGACCCGGGGTACCGGCCGCCGCCGACGTCGCCGCCGCCGCACCACGAGCTGCCGGACCTCATACCGAACTACCAGTACGCCGTAGCCAATGATCATG